The sequence TTGTACCCCTTAGCAACTAGTCTAACTTTAAGACGATCAATCTCACCATTAGGTCTATACTTTGTCTTGTAAACCTATTTAACTCCAATAGCTTTCTTATCATGCGGAAGTGTAGTGAGTTtccaagtttcatttttttcaattgcTTGAATTTCATTATCCATTTCTTCTCTCCAACCTTCAGTTTTAGATGCTTCTTAAAAATTTATTGGATTACTGTCTCCAAATAAAGCAAAGTTAATAAGATCTTCATCTTCCTGTTCATCATCTCTTGTCACAACATAATCTTCAAGTTGTCTTGGTGCAACAAGATTACACACAGGAAGTGTTgacacttcttcttcttgctgTGTTGTAGTCTCCAAAACAGTAGTAGGAGTAATAACTTTAGGAACAGTATCTTGTAAAGTTACAATTCCTTGTTCTTTAAAATCACCATTATCTTTTGTTAAATTCCAGTCCCACTGACTTGATTCATCACAGATAACATCTTTGCTAACGATTATCTTTCTTGTATTAGGATTATACAACTTATAACCCTTTGTTGAAACACTATATCCAACAAATATGCATTTTTCACTCTTGTTGTCTAGTTTCTTTCGATTTTTTGCCGGTATATGTGTATATGCTATGCACCCAAATACCTTAAGGTGTCTAACAATAGGTCTTTTACCTGTCAATGCCTCTCCTGGTGTTTTGTCTAAAACACACCTGGTAGGACATGTATTCAACAAGTAAACTGCACATgatacagcttctccccaaaactctTTTGGTATATTTTTATCTCTTCTCATAGAACGAACCATTTCTACTatagttctatttttcctttctgcCACACCATTTTGGTGTGGTGTGTATCTTGCTGTCATTTGATGTTGAATACCACATTCTTCTAGAAACTTGTCATTCACAGTGTATTATGTTCCTTTATCAGTATGTAAGATTTTGATTTGCTTTCCGCTTTGTCTTTCAACAAATGCTTTAATAAATTTAAAGGTATTAGCACCTTCACTCTTTTGTTTTACTAGATAAACCTATGCTCTTCTACTGAAGTCATCAATGAATGTAATGAATTATTTATTTCCTCCACGTGAAATTTCTTCTGTAGGTCCACAAAGATCAGAATGAATCGATTCCAGAGGTTGTTCtgctagttttgttttttttacagGAAAAACATCTCTATGTTGTTTTCCAAATATACAACTTTCACACTGCTTCTCAGGATTGTCTATAGGTGGCAATCCTGAAACCATCTCCTTCTTTGATAACAATTGCAAACTGTTAAAATTGAGATGTCCTAACCTCATATGCCATAACCAAGTGTTATCTTGTGTTGATGAACTATGACATATCTCTTGTACTTATGTGTTACAGCGTATCTCCTTTTGATATTGTATATTCAGCGGAAATAATCTATTCTTGGTCATATTCACCTTTGCAAACAACTTCTTCCTTGTATCACGAATCGAACAAACACCATCTGAGATATTCATACTATAACCTCTTTCTACTAACTGCCCCATACTTAGTAGATTTTTATATAGACCAAGAACATAATAAACATCTAAGATGCATGAATAAGCTTCATTCTTAAGAATAATACCAATCTTCGCTCTTCCCATTACTGTAACTATCTCATTGTTCCCAAACATTACACTTGTGTTTACTGATTCATCTAAATCCACAAATAATTCTTCCATTCCACATATATGGTTACTGCATCCAGTATCCAAATACCACttgcttttgttttgttcttgagCTGTAAAACATGCCAATAAGAGAACTTCAAAATCATATTGTTGTTTCTCAACAAAATTTTCATTATTTCGTGTTTCAAACTTCTTTTCAGGGCACCCTCTTTGAAAGTGACCTAAATTTTTTCAGTTAAAACAACGTATCTTGCTTCTGTCAATATTTTTCTTAGGTTTTCTATATGAGTTTGATGATTGACCATCACTCCAATTAACCCGACTTTGAAGTTCTTCCTCAATTGTTTCTTTAACATATTTTATGTCCTTCTCTTCTCATAAGATTGCAATTAACCTAATATTTCATCTAAACTCATAGTTGCTGCTGAGTTGTATTCTTCTATTGCACTTACTTCAGCTTCAAAACTCTCTGGTAAACTCCGTAGAATTGTCTCCACAATTGCAGCATCTTCTATAGTATCACCATTTGATTTCATCTCACTAGTTCTCttgagaaaaaatatgacactttTCTGAAGTTTCCATCTGTAATAACTCATATTTTCTTCTTAAATTTTGCAGTCTTACCTTCTTTACTTTGTCAGACCCTTTGTAATAGGTTTTCAAAGCATCCCAAGCCTTTTTGGCTTAACTGATGTACACAATTCTGTCGAACAGAGATTCATGCACACATTGATGAAGAATATAGGTTGATTTCTCTTTCTGCTTCCTACTTTCTTGTAAAGCTGTTGTTTGTTCAGCAGTCAACACTGCATTCGCTGCAGGTTCAACATAACCTGTGTCAACAATGTCCCATACCTCCTGGTATCTGAATATGTTCTCCATATGTATTCTCCAATGCTCAAAATTCTTTCCTTCAAATACTGGAACCTTTATTGATCTTGAACTGGATGCCATCTTCCCTGCAGCTTATTCGTCACAGTCTTAGGATCTTGTagctctgataccagatgtaggATCTGACAAGATGATTAAGCTAAAAGAAGATATGAACAGACGAAGAAATTTTCCAAACAAGAATCTATTAAAAACAATAAACTCTTCTGATGCGCTTACAAAACTATCAAGCCATATAACATATTTATACTAGTTCAAAGGCAATCAGAGTTCCAAAAATAACTAACTTCCTAGACAATCAAACTACTAAATAAAAGAACAAACCTAGCTTCCAAGTATATCTTGGAAAACTTCTAGAATATTTTAGACAGACTCTG comes from Papaver somniferum cultivar HN1 chromosome 7, ASM357369v1, whole genome shotgun sequence and encodes:
- the LOC113296086 gene encoding uncharacterized protein LOC113296086, giving the protein MASSSRSIKVPVFEGKNFEHWRIHMENIFRYQEVWDIVDTGYVEPAANAVLTAEQTTALQESRKQKEKSTYILHQCVHESLFDRIVWKLQKSVIFFLKRTSEMKSNGDTIEDAAIVETILRSLPESFEAEVSAIEEYNSAATMSLDEILGHFQRGCPEKKFETRNNENFVEKQQYDFEVLLLACFTAQEQNKSKWYLDTGCSNHICGMEELFVDLDESVNTSVMFGNNEIVTVMGRAKIGIILKNEAYSCILDVYYVLGLYKNLLSMGQLVERGYSMNISDGVCSIRDTRKKLFAKEMVSGLPPIDNPEKQCESCIFGKQHRDVFPVKKTKLAEQPLESIHSDLCGPTEEISRGGNK